A single Paenibacillus sp. FSL R5-0517 DNA region contains:
- the asnS gene encoding asparagine--tRNA ligase: protein MNTNCVIRNVNEHVGETVTIGAWINNKRSSGKIQFLQLRDGTGYIQGVVVKSEVSEEIWNNAKSLTQESSLYVTGIIREEPRSASGYEMTVTGVEIIHLTENYPITPKEHGVDFLMDHRHLWLRSTKQRAVMVIRAEIIRAVQQFFDGNGFTQVDPPILTPSSAEGTTNLFHIKYFDEDAYLTQSGQLYMEAAAMALGKVYSFGPTFRAEKSKTRRHLIEFWMIEPEMAFVDHEESLRVQEKFIAHVVQSVVKNCRAELESIGRDVSKLEGIVAPFPRITYDEAIEFLHGQGFDIPWGEDFGAPHETAIAEKYNTPVFITHYPAGIKAFYMKPDPNRPEVVLCADMIAPEGYGEIIGGSQRIDDPELMQQRFEEHNLSDEAYQWYLDLRKYGSVPHSGFGLGLERTVAWICGLDHVRETIAFPRMLYRLYP from the coding sequence ATGAATACGAATTGTGTAATTCGTAATGTGAACGAGCATGTGGGCGAGACCGTAACGATCGGTGCCTGGATTAACAACAAACGTTCCAGCGGCAAAATTCAGTTTTTGCAGTTGCGTGATGGAACCGGATATATTCAAGGGGTTGTTGTAAAAAGTGAAGTTAGCGAAGAGATCTGGAACAATGCGAAGAGCCTGACTCAAGAAAGTTCTTTGTATGTTACAGGGATTATTCGTGAAGAACCTCGCAGTGCGTCCGGTTACGAGATGACTGTGACTGGGGTCGAAATTATACATCTGACTGAAAACTATCCAATCACGCCTAAAGAGCATGGTGTTGATTTCTTGATGGACCATCGTCATCTGTGGCTCCGTTCTACGAAGCAACGTGCGGTTATGGTGATTCGTGCAGAGATTATTCGTGCTGTTCAGCAGTTCTTTGATGGTAACGGATTCACACAAGTTGATCCTCCGATTTTGACACCGTCGTCTGCGGAAGGAACGACAAACCTGTTCCACATCAAATACTTTGATGAAGATGCTTATCTGACGCAAAGTGGTCAATTGTATATGGAAGCAGCAGCTATGGCGCTGGGCAAAGTATATTCCTTTGGTCCTACATTCCGTGCTGAGAAATCCAAAACACGTCGCCATCTGATTGAATTCTGGATGATTGAGCCGGAAATGGCATTTGTAGATCACGAGGAAAGTCTGCGCGTACAAGAGAAATTTATTGCTCATGTTGTTCAATCCGTGGTGAAAAACTGCCGTGCAGAACTGGAATCCATCGGTCGTGATGTATCCAAACTCGAAGGCATCGTAGCGCCATTCCCGCGAATTACGTATGATGAAGCGATTGAATTCCTGCATGGACAAGGCTTTGATATTCCTTGGGGAGAAGACTTCGGTGCACCGCACGAAACAGCCATTGCCGAGAAGTACAATACACCAGTCTTTATCACGCATTACCCTGCAGGAATCAAAGCTTTCTATATGAAACCAGATCCAAATCGTCCAGAAGTTGTTCTTTGTGCTGATATGATTGCACCTGAAGGCTACGGAGAGATTATTGGCGGTTCTCAGCGTATTGATGATCCGGAATTGATGCAACAACGTTTTGAGGAGCACAATCTCTCGGATGAAGCTTACCAATGGTACCTGGATTTACGTAAATACGGATCGGTTCCTCACTCCGGTTTCGGTCTGGGATTGGAGCGGACGGTAGCATGGATCTGTGGATTGGATCATGTGCGTGAAACAATCGCATTCCCACGTATGCTCTATCGTCTGTACCCTTAA
- a CDS encoding acetate kinase, which produces MKVLVINAGSSSLKYQLYNMTDESVLAKGLVERIGMDSSILTHKPTGREDVTEVSEILEHTTAIRKVIDILTHKENGVLDSVNEIQAVGHRVVHGGEAFKESALVDDAAKAEIRRLFDLAPLHNPAAMMGIRAAELNMPGVPQVMVFDTAFHQTMPEKAYLYAIPRVLYKKYKVRRYGAHGTSHDFVSKAAAEYLDRPVEDLKIITCHVGNGGSVTAVKGGVSVDTSMGMTPLEGLMMGTRSGDLDPAIVPYVMNKEELSVSEVNSMLNKHSGLLAISGISSDMREITEGMENGDANSTLAFEMYEYRLRKYIGSYAAAMNGVDVIVFTAGVGENSVVLRQKVCEQLTYLGVELDEALNAVRSGEPRRITTANSKVDVLVVPTNEELVIARDTHRIVLNSK; this is translated from the coding sequence GTGAAAGTACTCGTAATTAATGCGGGGAGTTCCTCGCTCAAATATCAACTGTATAATATGACGGACGAATCTGTCCTGGCTAAAGGTCTAGTAGAGCGGATCGGAATGGATTCCTCCATTCTGACACACAAACCGACAGGCCGTGAGGATGTTACAGAAGTTAGTGAGATTCTGGAGCATACAACAGCAATCCGTAAAGTCATTGATATTTTGACTCATAAAGAAAATGGTGTACTGGATTCTGTAAATGAAATTCAAGCTGTTGGACACCGTGTTGTTCACGGTGGTGAAGCATTTAAAGAATCTGCATTGGTAGATGATGCTGCCAAAGCTGAAATTCGTCGTTTGTTCGACTTGGCTCCACTTCATAACCCTGCAGCAATGATGGGGATTCGTGCGGCTGAATTAAATATGCCAGGTGTGCCTCAGGTAATGGTCTTCGATACAGCGTTCCATCAAACGATGCCGGAAAAAGCATATCTGTATGCTATTCCGCGTGTACTTTACAAAAAATATAAAGTACGTCGCTACGGCGCACATGGTACTTCCCATGATTTCGTAAGCAAGGCAGCTGCTGAATATCTGGATCGTCCAGTGGAAGATCTGAAAATCATCACTTGTCACGTCGGTAACGGTGGTAGTGTAACAGCAGTTAAAGGTGGCGTATCCGTTGATACTTCGATGGGTATGACTCCACTAGAGGGACTGATGATGGGAACGCGTTCGGGTGACCTTGACCCAGCCATCGTACCTTATGTCATGAACAAGGAAGAACTGAGCGTAAGCGAAGTGAACTCCATGTTGAACAAACACAGTGGATTGCTTGCAATCTCCGGAATCAGCAGTGACATGCGTGAGATTACAGAAGGTATGGAGAATGGCGATGCGAACTCCACGCTCGCTTTTGAAATGTACGAATACCGTCTGCGTAAATACATCGGATCATATGCAGCTGCAATGAACGGTGTAGACGTGATTGTCTTCACAGCTGGTGTAGGTGAGAACTCCGTTGTTCTTCGCCAAAAAGTATGTGAGCAACTTACGTATCTTGGCGTTGAGCTGGACGAAGCCCTGAACGCAGTCCGTTCTGGTGAGCCGCGTCGCATCACAACAGCGAACTCGAAAGTGGATGTTCTCGTTGTTCCAACAAATGAAGAATTGGTCATTGCGCGCGATACGCATCGAATCGTATTGAATTCTAAGTAA
- a CDS encoding 3-hydroxyacyl-CoA dehydrogenase NAD-binding domain-containing protein, with protein sequence MFFKKIGVVGGGTMGQGISQMLAAKGLDVLLVEHTTQKLDHAYDMIETNLDKQLEKWAITKAEKKLILSRITKVAHLAELGTCDMVIETISEDLDAKKAVFSQLDQVCPSNVILASNTSTLSLTELASSTKYPERVIGMHFIHPVSRVDLVEIIRGLKTSDSTFEETRRFVEEVADKKGVMIYESPGFVTSRLICLLINEALHVLQEGVASAEDIDDAMRIGYNFQHGPLEMADRFGLDSVEAALERMFREFGELKYRPSTVLKKMVRAGHLGVKTGEGFFKYDKDGDRL encoded by the coding sequence ATGTTTTTCAAAAAAATAGGAGTTGTCGGCGGCGGTACGATGGGGCAAGGTATTTCCCAAATGCTCGCAGCCAAAGGACTTGATGTGCTTCTCGTGGAGCATACAACACAAAAACTGGATCATGCCTATGACATGATCGAAACGAACCTGGATAAACAACTGGAGAAATGGGCGATTACAAAAGCGGAGAAGAAATTGATTCTTTCCCGTATTACCAAGGTAGCTCATTTAGCTGAACTTGGAACTTGCGATATGGTCATTGAGACGATTTCAGAAGATCTGGATGCGAAAAAAGCAGTATTCAGCCAACTGGACCAAGTTTGCCCAAGCAATGTCATTCTGGCAAGTAATACATCCACGCTGAGTTTGACCGAGCTTGCAAGCTCGACCAAATACCCAGAGCGTGTTATTGGTATGCACTTTATTCACCCGGTATCCCGGGTTGATCTTGTAGAGATTATTCGTGGACTGAAAACGTCGGATTCAACATTCGAAGAGACCAGACGTTTTGTTGAAGAAGTGGCAGATAAAAAAGGAGTCATGATCTATGAATCACCTGGATTCGTAACTTCCCGCTTGATCTGTCTGTTGATTAACGAAGCGTTGCATGTATTACAGGAAGGTGTTGCATCTGCTGAAGATATCGATGATGCAATGCGTATCGGATACAACTTCCAACATGGACCACTCGAAATGGCTGACCGTTTCGGATTGGACTCTGTTGAAGCTGCACTCGAAAGAATGTTCCGTGAATTCGGAGAATTGAAATATCGTCCTTCCACGGTCCTGAAGAAAATGGTGCGTGCAGGACACCTGGGTGTCAAAACAGGCGAAGGATTCTTCAAGTACGACAAGGATGGTGACCGACTGTGA
- a CDS encoding AAA family ATPase: MPKWTKEIAIGFVPVLIIFLAFTGVNIVPILIAAVFVGALLFMMQMRGGITVGAAQERKRKKKGPSKLTFEEIGGQDSAKQELREALDFLIKHEEIRKFGIRPLKGILLTGPPGTGKTLMAKAAAHYTDSVFVAASGSEFVEMYVGVGASRIRDLFKDARTRATKENKENAIIFIDEIDVIGGKREGGQQREYDQTLNQLLTEMDGIYSSDTPRILVIAATNRKEMLDSALTRPGRFDRHIQVDLPDKKGRKHILELHAVNKPLMKEVNLEKTAEESYGFSGAQLESVMNEAAIYAMRDGLLHIEQRHLSLAIDKVMMGEKTDRESSVEEKKRVAIHELGHAIMAELVRPGSVSQVALSPRGQALGYVRHNPQQEQFLYTKRFLEEQIMIALGGAAAEEMYYGGRSTGSRNDFDQATNVVQTMMASGLTSLGIVNMDMVTTEELMRENKLILQELMEQTKRLLEEQRTIFDNSLDILIREEVLSGEQFRCQFRDSARLPA, translated from the coding sequence ATGCCTAAGTGGACCAAAGAAATTGCCATTGGATTTGTCCCCGTGTTGATTATTTTTCTTGCTTTTACTGGTGTTAATATTGTTCCGATTCTAATTGCAGCGGTGTTTGTTGGAGCTTTGTTGTTCATGATGCAAATGCGTGGCGGGATTACCGTAGGCGCTGCACAGGAGCGTAAACGGAAGAAAAAAGGTCCTTCCAAGCTTACTTTTGAAGAAATTGGTGGTCAGGACAGTGCCAAGCAAGAATTGCGTGAAGCACTGGACTTTCTCATCAAACATGAAGAAATTCGCAAGTTCGGGATTCGCCCGTTAAAAGGGATCTTGCTGACAGGCCCTCCAGGGACAGGGAAAACGTTGATGGCCAAAGCGGCTGCGCATTACACCGATTCTGTTTTCGTTGCTGCATCGGGCAGTGAGTTTGTGGAAATGTATGTTGGTGTTGGTGCCAGCAGAATTCGGGATTTGTTCAAGGATGCAAGAACCCGTGCCACCAAGGAAAATAAAGAAAATGCTATTATATTTATCGATGAGATCGATGTCATCGGGGGGAAACGTGAAGGTGGACAACAGCGGGAGTATGATCAGACGCTGAACCAGCTCTTGACGGAAATGGATGGAATTTATTCTTCCGATACCCCAAGAATACTGGTTATTGCTGCAACAAACCGCAAGGAAATGCTGGATAGCGCCCTGACACGTCCAGGACGTTTTGACCGCCACATTCAAGTGGACTTGCCTGACAAGAAGGGTAGAAAGCATATTCTGGAATTGCATGCGGTGAATAAACCTCTGATGAAGGAAGTGAATCTGGAGAAGACAGCGGAAGAATCGTATGGTTTCTCCGGTGCGCAGCTTGAAAGTGTGATGAACGAAGCAGCGATATATGCCATGCGGGATGGGCTGTTACACATAGAACAACGGCACTTGTCTCTGGCTATTGATAAAGTTATGATGGGCGAGAAAACAGATCGTGAGTCCAGTGTGGAAGAGAAGAAAAGGGTTGCCATTCATGAATTGGGACACGCCATTATGGCTGAACTTGTTCGTCCGGGCAGTGTAAGCCAGGTGGCACTCAGTCCGCGTGGACAGGCGCTGGGATATGTGCGTCATAACCCGCAACAGGAACAGTTCCTTTATACGAAGCGTTTTCTTGAAGAGCAGATCATGATTGCACTTGGAGGAGCTGCTGCAGAGGAAATGTATTACGGTGGACGTTCTACGGGTTCGCGCAATGACTTTGATCAAGCAACCAATGTCGTGCAAACGATGATGGCTTCCGGATTGACTTCTCTTGGGATTGTGAACATGGATATGGTTACCACCGAGGAGCTCATGCGAGAGAATAAATTAATATTGCAAGAACTCATGGAACAGACGAAGCGCTTACTTGAAGAACAACGGACAATTTTCGACAATTCACTCGACATCCTGATTCGAGAGGAAGTTTTGTCCGGCGAACAATTTCGTTGTCAATTTCGTGACAGTGCCCGTTTACCAGCATAA
- a CDS encoding DUF5590 domain-containing protein — protein MKKKKKWIWISLLALVLILFGLQRYYVYVTQDQRKEEALAIQAAQEQLGITSYDELRKYIWGDKEGSDNIYWTLLGKNKDNQDVMVWVKFDANNQPATGANAIHSELLQNGMSEAQIRNRFSSEVPAGEIKRIMPGVVNGIYVWQVYYKDGTHNHYRFYRFSNGEQVDLVYTLPNS, from the coding sequence TTGAAGAAAAAAAAGAAGTGGATATGGATTTCGCTGCTTGCACTGGTTCTGATTCTGTTTGGACTTCAGCGTTATTACGTGTATGTCACACAGGACCAGCGTAAGGAAGAAGCGCTCGCCATACAGGCAGCACAGGAGCAACTGGGCATTACATCTTATGATGAATTGCGTAAGTACATCTGGGGTGATAAAGAAGGCTCTGACAACATCTACTGGACCCTGCTCGGCAAAAACAAGGATAACCAGGATGTTATGGTCTGGGTTAAATTCGATGCAAACAATCAACCTGCTACAGGTGCTAACGCTATACACAGTGAACTGTTGCAGAATGGCATGTCCGAAGCACAGATACGCAATCGCTTTAGTTCCGAAGTTCCAGCCGGTGAGATTAAACGAATCATGCCCGGAGTTGTGAATGGAATATATGTGTGGCAAGTGTATTATAAAGACGGTACACATAACCACTATCGGTTTTATCGTTTTAGCAATGGAGAACAGGTAGACTTGGTTTACACACTCCCGAACAGCTAG
- a CDS encoding amidohydrolase, protein MTTNRWVIHNGKFAVNEGTTWNVVHGYMVVENDKIVHIGETLPDGDENCTKVDGKGLFFLPGLINTHGHAAMSLLRGHGDDLALQVWLQEKMWPMEAKMTSQDVYWGTSLSVLEMLKGGTTAFLDMYDHMDQVAKVVEQSGVRAALARGVIGLCSEEEQLRKLEESAAFAREWNGQADGRITTVISPHAPYTCPPDYIEKLVQVANDLNLPLHTHMSETLREVEQNVTDYGLRPVAHLEKLGFFSRPSLVAHAVHLNDEEIEILARHDVAVSHNPGSNLKLASGVARVPALLKAGVTVSLGTDGPASNNNLDMFEEMRLAALIHKGVSGDPTAVPAGEALLLGTSYGAKSIFLNNTGALQVGMKADFIALDIEQAHFYPHTDLISHTIYSASAKDVEHVWVDGKQVVKHGECLTLDEERILRESQLAFDGLLAR, encoded by the coding sequence ATGACAACAAATAGATGGGTAATTCACAACGGCAAATTTGCCGTTAATGAAGGCACTACATGGAACGTGGTTCATGGATACATGGTTGTCGAGAATGACAAGATTGTGCATATTGGTGAGACATTGCCGGATGGAGACGAAAATTGTACCAAAGTGGATGGAAAAGGATTGTTCTTCCTGCCGGGTCTGATCAATACGCATGGTCATGCAGCGATGTCGTTGCTTAGAGGACACGGGGACGATCTTGCGTTACAAGTATGGTTGCAGGAAAAAATGTGGCCGATGGAAGCAAAAATGACTTCTCAAGACGTATATTGGGGAACTTCGCTATCCGTGCTTGAAATGTTGAAAGGCGGAACTACAGCTTTCCTGGACATGTATGATCACATGGATCAGGTTGCCAAAGTTGTGGAACAATCCGGCGTTAGAGCAGCACTTGCACGTGGTGTAATCGGGCTGTGCTCGGAAGAAGAGCAATTGCGGAAGCTGGAGGAGTCGGCAGCGTTTGCGCGTGAGTGGAATGGACAGGCAGATGGTCGCATCACAACCGTAATCTCGCCACACGCACCATATACATGCCCTCCTGACTACATAGAGAAGCTTGTACAGGTCGCAAATGATCTTAACCTTCCTCTGCATACACATATGTCGGAAACGCTTCGTGAAGTGGAGCAGAACGTTACAGACTATGGACTGCGTCCTGTGGCACATCTGGAGAAACTGGGCTTTTTCTCCCGTCCATCCCTGGTAGCACATGCGGTGCATCTAAATGATGAAGAGATTGAAATTTTGGCCCGCCATGATGTGGCTGTATCCCATAACCCGGGAAGTAACCTGAAACTCGCTTCCGGTGTTGCGCGGGTACCTGCATTACTGAAAGCAGGAGTTACCGTGTCACTCGGAACCGACGGACCGGCAAGCAACAACAACCTGGATATGTTTGAAGAAATGAGACTGGCTGCATTGATCCACAAAGGTGTGTCTGGTGATCCGACTGCCGTGCCAGCGGGCGAAGCGTTACTACTCGGAACTTCATATGGTGCTAAATCCATCTTCCTGAACAATACCGGTGCGCTTCAGGTAGGCATGAAGGCTGATTTCATCGCCCTGGACATTGAACAGGCACACTTCTACCCACATACAGACCTGATCTCGCATACGATTTATTCAGCCTCTGCCAAAGATGTGGAGCACGTATGGGTAGATGGGAAACAAGTGGTTAAACATGGCGAATGTCTGACGCTGGATGAAGAACGCATTTTGCGTGAGTCTCAATTGGCATTTGATGGTTTGCTTGCTCGTTAA
- a CDS encoding redox-sensing transcriptional repressor Rex: MKSDKISEAVVRRLPVYLRYLNELHQREVATVSSQELGQRLDLNPAQIRKDLAYFGDFGRKGIGYDVSYLIEKIRHILKIDQQINVALVGAGNLGQALSNYNAYLKDNMKIVAVFDAYGPKIGSQINSLTVKPMNELTEAVKTDNIRIGIITVPDTEAQNVADQLIESGIEAILNFAPTILKTPPHIRIHHADFTTDLLSLAYYLETGKDDEEDDNK, from the coding sequence ATGAAATCGGATAAAATTTCGGAAGCGGTGGTACGACGTCTGCCTGTATACTTGCGCTATTTGAACGAGTTACATCAGCGTGAGGTGGCTACTGTTTCTTCTCAAGAACTTGGACAGAGGCTGGATCTGAATCCGGCCCAAATTCGAAAAGACCTGGCTTACTTCGGTGATTTTGGTCGAAAAGGGATCGGGTATGATGTATCCTATTTGATCGAGAAAATTCGTCACATTCTCAAAATTGATCAGCAAATTAATGTAGCTTTGGTAGGTGCGGGTAACCTGGGACAGGCCTTGTCCAACTACAACGCATATCTGAAAGACAACATGAAGATTGTTGCTGTATTCGATGCATATGGACCGAAGATTGGTAGTCAAATCAACAGTTTGACGGTAAAACCAATGAATGAATTAACGGAAGCGGTTAAGACAGATAACATCCGCATCGGAATTATTACCGTTCCGGATACGGAAGCTCAAAATGTAGCCGATCAACTTATTGAGTCGGGAATCGAAGCGATTCTTAATTTTGCACCAACCATTCTAAAAACACCGCCACATATCCGCATTCACCATGCTGACTTTACAACGGATCTGCTTAGTTTGGCCTATTACTTGGAGACTGGAAAGGACGACGAGGAAGATGACAACAAATAG
- the dinG gene encoding ATP-dependent DNA helicase DinG → MKFAVLDFETTGTQSDGEIIQAGLAIIDHDFSITQIYSSYVNPGVPIPPFISGLTGITDEDVADAPSLEEMMMEMVPLLNDVVLVGHNVAFDFHFLQNALDRCGYLPFTGRILDTIDFLKITFPSLGSYQLGYVSSEFGFQHDRPHQADSDALATAYVLLKCLDELKELPLITIQRLSDLFAPEDSDLGWFLDGMRSEKEAEPIQDLDGHTYYRQLALNVSDWTDIGAPRDEREGNPLDGVSFEQFMDQVRENLKDTLDHYEEREAQTQMFSSVRQALDEEKHLLIEAGTGTGKSLGYLLPAIYESVKQEQKVMVSTHTINLQEQLRERDIPMLTQVVPFPFKAAVFKGRGHYLCLRKFEHKINKREFATPKEDYFTAAQMIVWLTQTETGDDEELNLSGRGGDFWETVQSESESCLGRSCPWFRKCFYHRAKHEAGLSDIVITNHSKLFTDVKAAHQLLPAYESLVIDEAHHLEDVAGKHLGMHMKYFTLVHTLTRLFKDSRNGQLPMLRSQLSGHENSVQWGSMVDQMFPLAVEVKELWDRMSDALFGLLPERSDASPGETGQFSLRLKASQKPAKWQELQDLENQIYVTLGDLVRKGDKLLLEVKEDQDDYQSDSLITDITGLLKDLTTLKENLRFFMRMDDAKTVYWMEASGQFRSKSLQLYAVPVDVSAQLKDLFFDKKKSVVLTSATLSVDKSFQFMIEQLGLQEASENNRLLTSMLPSPFNYRDQALLVIPRDFPSVKGSVGDAHFVNMLVQSLAETAIATRGRMMVLFTSYKMLRQVYDPLKEALSGNDISLLGQGVDSGSRSKLTRRFQDAKATVLLGTSSFWEGVDIPGEALTCLAIVRLPFQPPNHPLVEAKSELLQEQKKNPFMKLSVPQAVIRFKQGFGRLVRTAKDRGIVIVYDTRVIEAYYGKFFLYSLPGPKMEHMLTEQMVPRITEWLEKPVNEQE, encoded by the coding sequence ATGAAATTTGCCGTATTGGATTTCGAAACAACCGGCACGCAGTCCGACGGTGAGATTATACAAGCCGGACTTGCCATCATAGATCATGACTTCAGCATAACTCAAATATATAGTTCTTATGTGAACCCTGGTGTCCCGATTCCCCCGTTTATCTCGGGGCTAACGGGTATTACCGATGAAGATGTGGCGGACGCTCCATCACTCGAAGAGATGATGATGGAGATGGTTCCGCTGCTTAACGATGTGGTGCTTGTTGGACACAACGTCGCTTTTGATTTTCACTTTTTGCAGAATGCTCTTGACCGTTGCGGTTATCTGCCGTTCACTGGCCGTATTCTGGATACCATTGATTTTCTGAAGATTACGTTCCCATCACTGGGTTCTTATCAACTAGGTTATGTGTCTTCTGAATTTGGATTTCAACATGATCGCCCTCACCAGGCCGACAGTGACGCACTGGCGACAGCCTATGTGCTGCTCAAGTGTCTGGATGAGTTAAAGGAATTACCGCTCATAACGATTCAACGGCTCAGTGACCTGTTCGCACCAGAAGACAGTGACTTGGGTTGGTTCTTGGACGGGATGCGCAGTGAGAAGGAAGCAGAGCCGATTCAGGATCTGGACGGACATACCTATTATCGGCAGCTTGCTCTTAATGTAAGTGATTGGACCGATATTGGTGCACCACGTGATGAGCGGGAAGGTAACCCCCTCGATGGTGTAAGCTTCGAACAGTTTATGGACCAGGTTCGGGAGAACTTGAAGGATACGCTGGATCATTACGAAGAGCGTGAAGCGCAGACCCAGATGTTCAGCAGTGTAAGGCAAGCCCTGGATGAAGAGAAACATCTCTTGATCGAAGCTGGAACAGGTACCGGTAAATCTCTGGGTTATCTGCTGCCAGCGATATACGAAAGTGTGAAACAAGAACAGAAAGTCATGGTCAGCACGCATACGATCAATTTGCAGGAGCAATTGAGAGAGCGAGATATTCCGATGCTGACCCAAGTGGTTCCGTTTCCGTTTAAGGCTGCTGTCTTCAAAGGACGTGGACATTACCTGTGCCTGCGCAAATTTGAACACAAAATCAATAAACGTGAATTCGCCACGCCCAAAGAGGATTATTTCACAGCCGCTCAGATGATTGTGTGGCTCACACAGACTGAAACTGGAGATGATGAGGAGCTTAACCTTAGCGGACGCGGAGGCGACTTCTGGGAGACTGTACAGAGCGAATCCGAGTCCTGTCTGGGAAGATCCTGCCCATGGTTCCGCAAATGTTTCTATCATCGCGCCAAACATGAGGCCGGGTTGTCTGATATCGTAATAACCAATCACTCCAAATTGTTTACGGATGTCAAAGCAGCACATCAGTTGTTGCCAGCCTATGAGAGTCTTGTGATCGATGAGGCCCATCATCTGGAAGATGTAGCGGGTAAACATCTCGGAATGCATATGAAATATTTCACGTTGGTTCATACCCTGACCCGTCTGTTTAAAGACAGTCGTAATGGACAACTGCCTATGCTTCGTTCGCAGTTATCCGGGCATGAAAATTCGGTGCAATGGGGCTCCATGGTAGATCAGATGTTCCCGCTAGCTGTTGAGGTTAAGGAACTGTGGGATCGTATGAGCGATGCTCTGTTCGGTCTTTTGCCTGAACGAAGTGATGCTTCACCGGGAGAGACAGGGCAATTTTCCCTGCGCCTGAAGGCATCTCAGAAACCTGCGAAATGGCAGGAGTTGCAGGATCTGGAGAACCAGATCTATGTGACTCTGGGCGATTTGGTTCGCAAAGGGGACAAATTGCTGCTTGAGGTGAAAGAGGATCAGGATGATTATCAATCGGATAGTCTGATTACGGACATTACAGGACTGCTGAAAGATCTGACCACATTGAAGGAGAATCTGCGATTCTTCATGCGTATGGATGATGCCAAAACGGTGTACTGGATGGAAGCCAGCGGTCAGTTCCGCAGTAAATCTCTTCAACTGTACGCCGTACCTGTCGATGTCAGTGCACAACTGAAGGATTTGTTCTTTGATAAAAAGAAAAGTGTTGTGCTTACATCGGCTACGCTCTCTGTAGATAAGTCATTCCAGTTCATGATTGAGCAGCTTGGCTTACAGGAAGCCTCTGAGAATAATCGGCTGTTAACGTCGATGCTGCCATCACCTTTTAATTATCGTGATCAGGCACTTCTAGTGATTCCGCGTGATTTCCCAAGTGTGAAAGGCAGTGTGGGTGATGCGCACTTTGTCAATATGCTGGTGCAATCACTCGCAGAGACCGCAATTGCCACGCGTGGACGCATGATGGTTCTGTTTACTTCATACAAGATGCTTCGACAGGTCTATGATCCGCTGAAGGAGGCACTGTCTGGTAACGACATCTCGTTGTTGGGTCAAGGTGTGGACAGTGGAAGCCGCTCCAAGTTAACTCGCAGGTTCCAGGATGCCAAAGCTACGGTACTCTTGGGCACAAGCAGCTTCTGGGAGGGTGTAGATATCCCGGGAGAAGCACTGACCTGTCTCGCTATTGTGCGTCTGCCTTTCCAGCCGCCGAATCATCCGTTGGTTGAAGCCAAGAGTGAATTGCTCCAGGAGCAAAAGAAAAATCCATTCATGAAACTGTCTGTGCCGCAAGCGGTCATTCGTTTCAAGCAAGGATTTGGCCGATTGGTGCGAACAGCGAAGGACAGAGGTATTGTCATTGTTTATGATACACGTGTGATCGAAGCGTACTATGGCAAATTCTTTTTATATTCATTACCTGGTCCCAAAATGGAGCATATGCTCACGGAGCAGATGGTTCCACGGATTACCGAGTGGTTAGAAAAACCAGTTAATGAACAAGAATAA
- the panD gene encoding aspartate 1-decarboxylase — protein MFRTLMKSKIHRATVTEANLNYVGSITIDEDLMETSDLMENEKVQIVNNNNGARLETYVIPGPRGSGVICLNGAAARLVQPGDNVIIISYAMMSQEEANTHKPTVVFVDGQNKPVQTMKQEVHATIM, from the coding sequence ATGTTTAGAACACTCATGAAATCCAAAATTCACCGGGCTACGGTAACGGAAGCCAACTTGAACTATGTGGGTAGCATTACCATAGACGAAGATTTGATGGAAACATCCGACTTGATGGAAAACGAGAAAGTGCAGATTGTGAACAACAACAATGGTGCACGTCTGGAAACTTATGTGATTCCAGGACCGCGCGGAAGCGGGGTCATCTGTCTAAACGGTGCAGCTGCTCGTCTGGTGCAGCCTGGAGACAATGTCATTATCATTTCTTATGCCATGATGTCGCAAGAAGAGGCAAATACTCACAAACCAACCGTTGTGTTTGTAGATGGACAGAATAAACCTGTACAAACCATGAAGCAGGAAGTTCACGCAACAATTATGTAA